In the genome of Ananas comosus cultivar F153 linkage group 11, ASM154086v1, whole genome shotgun sequence, one region contains:
- the LOC109717857 gene encoding uncharacterized protein LOC109717857 isoform X1, which produces MAAEEEARRGGFDERSRGRARRGDRRERGGIGSRERRDRREREAGARCGQLSLYASRAPLPASPCRLARRGGPTDPLRDPRPRPLEPASHLSPISFRSARIFFSSSPSPSRDRSEELAVPRVLSLALAPCSTKCPLPSTRALFDEMPRRSQGASRASERPLPSPRALFDEIPSRSPRALCGHRRGTPRPSRPVRRNFEPIAQGAPRATERDRSIVEASRGIPVVFSLEKPKVKLLPFKISATEEENPLVYQVRSLVDNELLFMQYCSLSSHIMTVILGKEATKLFNYQLFICQKLITVFLLN; this is translated from the exons ATGGCGGCTGAGGAGGAGGCGAGGCGAGGGGGTTTCGATGAACGGAGCAGAGGAAGGG CCCGGCGGGgagatcggagagagagaggcgggatCGGATCGAGAGAGAGGCGGgacagaagagagagagaggcgggggCGAGATGCGGACAGTTGTCGCTCTATGCCTCCCGTGCCCCTCTCCCCGCCTCCCCCTGTCGCCTCGCACGGCGCGGAGGTCCTACAGATCCGCTCCGCgacccgcgcccgcgcccgctcgAGCCcgcctctcatctctctccgaTCTCTTTCCGATCTGCGaggatcttcttctcctcctccccctcacCATCACGCGATCGATCGGAGGAGCTCGCAGTCCCCCGCGTCCTCTCCCTAGCGCTCGCaccctgttcgacgaaatgccctcTCCCTAGCACTCGcgccctgttcgacgaaatgccgagGCGATCTCAGGGCGCTTCGCGGGCATCGGAGCGCCCTCTCCCTAGCCCTCGcgccctgttcgacgaaattccGAGCCGATCGCCCAGGGCGCTCTGCGGGCATCGGAGAGGGACTCCCCGGCCCTCGcgccctgttcgacgaaatttCGAGCCGATCGCCCAGGGTGCTCCGCGGGCAACGGAGAGGGATCGATCGATCGTGGAAGCTTCGAG GGGAATACCAGTAGTTTTTTCTTTAGAGAAGCCCAAGGTGAAGCTACTTCCCTTTAAAATTTCTGCCACTGAGGAAGAGAACCCGTTGGTTTATCAGGTCAGGTCCTTGGTTGATAATGAGTTACTATTCATGCAATATTGTAGCCTTAGCTCACATATTATGACTGTGATTCTAGGAAAAGAAGCTACTAAGTTATTTAATTACCAgctttttatttgtcaaaaacTAATAACAGTATTTCTTTTGAATTGA
- the LOC109717857 gene encoding uncharacterized protein LOC109717857 isoform X2 — MAAEEEARRGGFDERSRGRARRGDRRERGGIGSRERRDRREREAGARCGQLSLYASRAPLPASPCRLARRGGPTDPLRDPRPRPLEPASHLSPISFRSARIFFSSSPSPSRDRSEELAVPRVLSLALAPCSTKCPLPSTRALFDEMPRRSQGASRASERPLPSPRALFDEIPSRSPRALCGHRRGTPRPSRPVRRNFEPIAQGAPRATERDRSIVEASRGIPVVFSLEKPKVKLLPFKISATEEENPLVYQSLVVIKAGRCGIL, encoded by the exons ATGGCGGCTGAGGAGGAGGCGAGGCGAGGGGGTTTCGATGAACGGAGCAGAGGAAGGG CCCGGCGGGgagatcggagagagagaggcgggatCGGATCGAGAGAGAGGCGGgacagaagagagagagaggcgggggCGAGATGCGGACAGTTGTCGCTCTATGCCTCCCGTGCCCCTCTCCCCGCCTCCCCCTGTCGCCTCGCACGGCGCGGAGGTCCTACAGATCCGCTCCGCgacccgcgcccgcgcccgctcgAGCCcgcctctcatctctctccgaTCTCTTTCCGATCTGCGaggatcttcttctcctcctccccctcacCATCACGCGATCGATCGGAGGAGCTCGCAGTCCCCCGCGTCCTCTCCCTAGCGCTCGCaccctgttcgacgaaatgccctcTCCCTAGCACTCGcgccctgttcgacgaaatgccgagGCGATCTCAGGGCGCTTCGCGGGCATCGGAGCGCCCTCTCCCTAGCCCTCGcgccctgttcgacgaaattccGAGCCGATCGCCCAGGGCGCTCTGCGGGCATCGGAGAGGGACTCCCCGGCCCTCGcgccctgttcgacgaaatttCGAGCCGATCGCCCAGGGTGCTCCGCGGGCAACGGAGAGGGATCGATCGATCGTGGAAGCTTCGAG GGGAATACCAGTAGTTTTTTCTTTAGAGAAGCCCAAGGTGAAGCTACTTCCCTTTAAAATTTCTGCCACTGAGGAAGAGAACCCGTTGGTTTATCAG
- the LOC109717857 gene encoding uncharacterized protein LOC109717857 isoform X3 — protein sequence MAAEEEARRGGFDERSRGRARRGDRRERGGIGSRERRDRREREAGARCGQLSLYASRAPLPASPCRLARRGGPTDPLRDPRPRPLEPASHLSPISFRSARIFFSSSPSPSRDRSEELAVPRVLSLALAPCSTKCPLPSTRALFDEMPRRSQGASRASERPLPSPRALFDEIPSRSPRALCGHRRGTPRPSRPVRRNFEPIAQGAPRATERDRSIVEASRGIPVVFSLEKPKVKLLPFKISATEEENPLVYQHV from the exons ATGGCGGCTGAGGAGGAGGCGAGGCGAGGGGGTTTCGATGAACGGAGCAGAGGAAGGG CCCGGCGGGgagatcggagagagagaggcgggatCGGATCGAGAGAGAGGCGGgacagaagagagagagaggcgggggCGAGATGCGGACAGTTGTCGCTCTATGCCTCCCGTGCCCCTCTCCCCGCCTCCCCCTGTCGCCTCGCACGGCGCGGAGGTCCTACAGATCCGCTCCGCgacccgcgcccgcgcccgctcgAGCCcgcctctcatctctctccgaTCTCTTTCCGATCTGCGaggatcttcttctcctcctccccctcacCATCACGCGATCGATCGGAGGAGCTCGCAGTCCCCCGCGTCCTCTCCCTAGCGCTCGCaccctgttcgacgaaatgccctcTCCCTAGCACTCGcgccctgttcgacgaaatgccgagGCGATCTCAGGGCGCTTCGCGGGCATCGGAGCGCCCTCTCCCTAGCCCTCGcgccctgttcgacgaaattccGAGCCGATCGCCCAGGGCGCTCTGCGGGCATCGGAGAGGGACTCCCCGGCCCTCGcgccctgttcgacgaaatttCGAGCCGATCGCCCAGGGTGCTCCGCGGGCAACGGAGAGGGATCGATCGATCGTGGAAGCTTCGAG GGGAATACCAGTAGTTTTTTCTTTAGAGAAGCCCAAGGTGAAGCTACTTCCCTTTAAAATTTCTGCCACTGAGGAAGAGAACCCGTTGGTTTATCAG
- the LOC109717857 gene encoding uncharacterized protein LOC109717857 isoform X4, with amino-acid sequence MAAEEEARRGGFDERSRGRARRGDRRERGGIGSRERRDRREREAGARCGQLSLYASRAPLPASPCRLARRGGPTDPLRDPRPRPLEPASHLSPISFRSARIFFSSSPSPSRDRSEELAVPRVLSLALAPCSTKCPLPSTRALFDEMPRRSQGASRASERPLPSPRALFDEIPSRSPRALCGHRRGTPRPSRPVRRNFEPIAQGAPRATERDRSIVEASR; translated from the exons ATGGCGGCTGAGGAGGAGGCGAGGCGAGGGGGTTTCGATGAACGGAGCAGAGGAAGGG CCCGGCGGGgagatcggagagagagaggcgggatCGGATCGAGAGAGAGGCGGgacagaagagagagagaggcgggggCGAGATGCGGACAGTTGTCGCTCTATGCCTCCCGTGCCCCTCTCCCCGCCTCCCCCTGTCGCCTCGCACGGCGCGGAGGTCCTACAGATCCGCTCCGCgacccgcgcccgcgcccgctcgAGCCcgcctctcatctctctccgaTCTCTTTCCGATCTGCGaggatcttcttctcctcctccccctcacCATCACGCGATCGATCGGAGGAGCTCGCAGTCCCCCGCGTCCTCTCCCTAGCGCTCGCaccctgttcgacgaaatgccctcTCCCTAGCACTCGcgccctgttcgacgaaatgccgagGCGATCTCAGGGCGCTTCGCGGGCATCGGAGCGCCCTCTCCCTAGCCCTCGcgccctgttcgacgaaattccGAGCCGATCGCCCAGGGCGCTCTGCGGGCATCGGAGAGGGACTCCCCGGCCCTCGcgccctgttcgacgaaatttCGAGCCGATCGCCCAGGGTGCTCCGCGGGCAACGGAGAGGGATCGATCGATCGTGGAAGCTTCGAG GTGA
- the LOC109717296 gene encoding UPF0481 protein At3g47200-like, with amino-acid sequence MMIEGGCCNSQLLKIVIRESEPREESFRIKDGETNLSRIFKVPDQIIREVGLLSFQPKILSIGPYHHGSSHLSGMEMVKLICRHYILGLISENYYDRDEIKGIEKKARSFYGENITMEPNKFAEMLLLDGCFILAALTGMKGKEAVENVSSETSLGDLKQHEALNRHDIVHDLLLEENQIPFFVLEEIHKLAAGKGETTESLKEKIATYVKGVLRYYPTAIEISEIRWKDFHHLLHLCHIFFRPSQKPVKHNHNQAMIQCSDCVPRSHHVTNQWRRAVHYHKAGVKFKVKESRTPHSLLDVTFSNGIMIIPHLSIDAKTESIFSNLIMFERGCPHVGKYINAYVTFMSQLLSDADDVELLVRRGIIEILGREEEILNVFSRLNGLAVFDPHGEDYYLKSMLQSIEDYYRCRRNRWMAWSKHYLVL; translated from the coding sequence ATGATGATTGAAGGTGGATGCTGTAATTCTCAGCTCTTAAAAATAGTTATACGTGAGAGCGAACCGAGAGAGGAATCATTCAGGATAAAAGATGGGGAAACTAACTTAAGCAGGATTTTCAAAGTTCCGGATCAAATTATCCGTGAGGTCGGTTTACTCTCCTTCCAGCCAAAAATTCTATCTATTGGTCCATATCACCATGGATCTTCACATTTAAGTGGCATGGAAATGGTGAAGTTGATTTGTCGACATTACATCCTCGGTTTGATTAGTGAGAACTACTACGATAGAGACGAAATCAAGGGAATAGAGAAGAAAGCAAGAAGCTTTTACGGTGAGAATATCACAATGGAACCGAACAAGTTTGCTGAGATGCTCTTGCTCGACGGATGCTTCATACTTGCTGCTCTCACAGGGATGAAAGGCAAGGAGGCTGTTGAAAATGTATCCAGTGAAACAAGCCTGGGTGATCTTAAACAGCACGAAGCGTTGAATAGGCATGACATAGTGCATGACCTACTTCTGGAAGAGAATCAAATTCCTTTCTTTGTCCTCGAGGAAATACATAAGCTAGCTGCAGGCAAAGGAGAAACAACAGAATCACTTAAAGAAAAGATTGCTACCTATGTGAAAGGTGTGCTACGCTACTACCCAACAGCGATCGAAATCTCTGAGATCCGTTGGAAAGATTTTCACCATCTGCTACACTTGTGCCACATTTTCTTTCGACCAAGTCAAAAACCAGTGAAACACAACCACAATCAAGCTATGATTCAATGCTCGGACTGTGTTCCGCGCTCGCACCACGTGACGAACCAGTGGCGCCGAGCAGTACACTACCACAAAGCAGGAGTGAAATTCAAAGTAAAAGAGTCAAGAACTCCCCATTCTCTCTTGGACGTAACATTCAGCAATGGAATAATGATAATTCCACATTTGTCTATTGATGCGAAGACAGAATCTATCTTCAGTAACCTTATCATGTTTGAACGGGGATGCCCTCACGTTGGGAAATATATAAATGCATACGTCACATTCATGTCGCAGCTTCTCAGCGATGCCGATGATGTTGAATTACTTGTTCGGAGAGGAATCATTGAGATACTCGGTCGCGAGGAAGAGATTTTAAATGTTTTCAGCAGGCTTAATGGATTAGCTGTTTTCGATCCCCATGGGGAGGACTACTATTTGAAATCGATGCTTCAGTCGATAGAAGATTACTACCGTTGCCGTCGTAATCGGTGGATGGCGTGGTCGAAGCACTACCTAGTACTGTAG